The following are encoded in a window of Haloarcula halophila genomic DNA:
- a CDS encoding DUF5783 family protein: MATFDPEKFEDKYANYFPELQKAYKQAFEYMNDTYDSELIHAIDQQILNESEPFYEGDREFRIDLPEDPIDRLTGVLVDDEKAETVLDEYVERIERELQRAFEFPEE; encoded by the coding sequence ATGGCGACGTTCGATCCCGAGAAGTTCGAGGACAAGTACGCGAACTACTTCCCCGAACTCCAGAAGGCGTACAAACAGGCGTTCGAGTACATGAACGACACCTACGACTCGGAGCTGATCCACGCCATCGACCAACAGATCTTGAACGAGTCCGAACCCTTCTACGAGGGCGATCGGGAGTTCCGGATCGACCTCCCCGAGGACCCGATCGATCGCCTGACCGGCGTCCTCGTCGACGACGAGAAGGCCGAAACGGTCCTCGACGAGTACGTCGAGAGGATCGAGCGTGAACTCCAGCGTGCCTTCGAGTTCCCCGAGGAGTGA